A window of the Vallitalea okinawensis genome harbors these coding sequences:
- a CDS encoding phosphoribosylformylglycinamidine synthase — translation MSIRRIYVEKKEDFRVEAKRLKKDFRDNLGIETLTQVRVLNRYDIEGLDEETFKKACQTIFSEVPVDRLYHEIYPRNKDEKVFAVEYLPGQYDQRADSAEQCIRLINPEVKAFVKYAKVIVLDGEVTDKEIHSIKDYYINPVDSREASLEKAESLQQHFSRPDDVKVLAGFNELTEEDFVEFKKTYGLAMSIEDLLHTQEYFSSEENRDPSMTELKVLDTYWSDHCRHTTFLTRINQVEIEEGSSNEPLKRAYDDYLEARNKMYQDKQKDMCLMDIALMAMKELRKDGKLDDLEVSDEINACSIKVKAHINDKEEDWLVMFKNETHNHPTEIEPFGGAATCLGGAIRDPLSGRSYVYQAMRITGSGDPREKIEDTIDGKLPQRKIAKESAHGYSSYGNQIGLATGQVVEIYHDGYKAKHMELGAVIAATPAENVFRGQAEPGDIIVLLGGQTGRDGCGGATGSSKEHTVESISQCGSEVQKGNPPTERKIQRLFRNPNVAKMIKKCNDFGAGGVSVAIGELADGLIIDMDQVPKKYEGLDGTELAISESQERMAVVLSPEDVEQFRDFASEENLESTVVAKVTEEKRLVMTWRGKDIVNVSREFLDTNGATQTANVFVKAPAHLESKSVDGSIKEKWLNKLSEINVASQKGLGEMFDSTIGAGTVLQPFGGTTELTPEQAMVAKIPVIDGDTTTGTIMTYGYDPYLSQWSPFHGAYYAVIESVAKVLAAGGKWRGIRFTFQEYFERLNKEQEKWGKPFSALLGAYYVQKLLGLPSIGGKDSMSGTFHEISVPPTLVSFAVNVVDIDGVKSSEFKKGGSQILYVPLEKNGYLPEDEQVIKLFDAIEEIMASEDVLACRAITGGGLAEGLSKMSFGNNIGLKLNKDLTDEELLNEGYGSFILEVNQGADIEAILKGINYHVIGETTDAACYQIQDEEIRLEEAVKAFTQPLEKVYPTVTTEVVEEVVSEKLYKAEKIYVNRHKVAKPKVIIPVFPGTNCEYDTAKQFREAGAEVDTLVFRNLTSSDIDMSINRLAKAIDSSQIIALAGGFSAGDEPDGSGKFITSVFRNPKITEATMNLLNNRDGLMLGICNGFQALIKLGLLPYGEIRDLTNDCPTLTYNTIGRHVSTYVHTKIVSNQSPWLQEVKVGDVHAIPVSHGEGRFIANDDLLKELYSKGQIGMQYVNEQGQPTMNPTFNPNGSYEAIEGILSPDGRILGKMGHSERIGQHIAKNIYGEKDQKLFLSGVKYFK, via the coding sequence ATGAGTATAAGAAGAATTTATGTAGAAAAAAAAGAAGATTTTCGAGTTGAAGCTAAGAGATTAAAAAAAGATTTTAGAGATAATTTAGGAATAGAAACCTTAACACAAGTCCGTGTTTTAAATCGATATGATATTGAAGGTTTAGATGAGGAGACCTTTAAGAAAGCATGTCAAACTATTTTTTCTGAAGTACCCGTTGATCGCTTATATCATGAAATATATCCAAGAAATAAAGATGAGAAAGTTTTTGCTGTTGAATATCTACCTGGACAGTATGATCAAAGAGCAGATTCAGCTGAACAATGCATTCGATTGATCAATCCAGAAGTAAAAGCTTTTGTTAAGTATGCAAAAGTAATTGTTTTAGATGGAGAAGTAACAGATAAAGAAATACATTCTATTAAAGATTATTATATAAATCCTGTTGATTCAAGAGAAGCTTCATTAGAGAAAGCCGAGTCACTTCAACAACATTTCAGTAGACCTGACGATGTCAAGGTATTGGCCGGTTTTAATGAATTAACAGAGGAAGACTTTGTTGAGTTTAAAAAGACATACGGTTTAGCAATGAGTATAGAAGATTTATTGCATACCCAAGAATATTTTAGTAGTGAAGAGAATCGTGATCCAAGTATGACAGAACTGAAAGTACTGGATACATACTGGTCTGATCACTGTCGTCATACAACCTTCTTAACCCGTATTAATCAAGTAGAGATAGAAGAAGGATCATCTAATGAGCCTTTAAAAAGAGCCTATGATGACTATCTAGAAGCTAGAAATAAGATGTATCAAGATAAGCAAAAAGATATGTGTTTAATGGATATTGCTTTAATGGCTATGAAGGAACTTCGTAAGGACGGCAAGTTAGATGATTTAGAAGTATCTGATGAAATCAATGCATGCAGTATTAAAGTCAAAGCGCATATCAATGACAAAGAAGAAGATTGGTTAGTGATGTTCAAGAATGAGACTCATAACCATCCAACAGAAATAGAACCTTTTGGTGGAGCAGCTACTTGTTTAGGGGGGGCGATTAGAGATCCGTTGTCAGGTCGTTCCTATGTCTACCAAGCTATGCGTATTACTGGTTCAGGTGACCCTAGAGAGAAAATTGAGGATACTATAGATGGTAAATTACCACAAAGAAAAATTGCCAAAGAGTCTGCTCACGGTTACAGCTCCTATGGTAATCAAATTGGTTTAGCTACTGGACAAGTTGTAGAGATTTATCATGATGGTTACAAGGCGAAGCATATGGAATTAGGTGCTGTTATTGCTGCTACACCTGCTGAAAATGTTTTTCGTGGTCAAGCAGAGCCAGGGGATATCATCGTTTTATTAGGTGGACAAACTGGGCGTGATGGTTGCGGTGGGGCAACGGGGTCTTCTAAAGAACACACCGTAGAATCCATTAGTCAATGCGGTTCAGAAGTACAAAAAGGTAATCCACCGACAGAACGTAAAATTCAACGCTTGTTCAGAAATCCAAATGTAGCGAAGATGATTAAGAAATGTAATGACTTCGGTGCAGGTGGTGTATCAGTTGCCATTGGCGAGCTTGCAGATGGTTTAATCATCGATATGGATCAAGTACCTAAAAAGTATGAAGGTTTAGATGGTACAGAATTAGCCATATCAGAGTCACAAGAAAGAATGGCTGTTGTGCTATCACCAGAAGATGTGGAGCAGTTTAGAGATTTTGCATCTGAGGAAAATTTGGAATCAACAGTGGTGGCTAAAGTAACGGAAGAGAAGCGCTTGGTGATGACTTGGAGAGGAAAAGACATCGTTAATGTTAGTAGAGAATTTTTAGATACGAATGGTGCAACCCAGACAGCAAATGTTTTTGTTAAAGCTCCAGCTCATCTTGAAAGTAAGTCAGTAGATGGCAGTATTAAAGAAAAGTGGCTCAATAAATTGAGTGAAATAAATGTAGCCAGTCAAAAAGGATTAGGTGAAATGTTTGACAGTACCATCGGAGCAGGAACTGTATTACAACCTTTTGGTGGCACAACAGAGCTAACACCTGAGCAAGCCATGGTTGCAAAGATTCCTGTTATTGATGGTGATACCACTACTGGAACCATTATGACTTATGGTTATGATCCTTATTTATCTCAGTGGAGTCCTTTCCATGGTGCTTATTACGCTGTTATTGAATCTGTTGCTAAAGTTTTAGCTGCAGGTGGGAAGTGGAGAGGTATTCGCTTTACTTTCCAAGAGTATTTCGAGCGTTTAAATAAGGAACAAGAGAAATGGGGCAAGCCATTTAGTGCTTTATTAGGTGCTTATTATGTTCAAAAATTATTAGGACTTCCATCAATCGGTGGTAAAGATTCCATGTCAGGAACCTTCCACGAGATAAGTGTTCCTCCTACATTAGTTTCTTTTGCTGTTAATGTAGTAGATATTGATGGGGTGAAGTCATCTGAATTCAAAAAAGGTGGGAGTCAAATACTTTATGTGCCATTAGAAAAGAATGGTTATTTACCAGAAGATGAACAAGTGATTAAGCTCTTTGATGCTATAGAAGAGATTATGGCATCTGAAGACGTATTGGCATGTCGAGCTATTACAGGTGGTGGACTTGCTGAAGGACTTAGTAAGATGAGTTTTGGTAATAACATTGGGTTAAAATTAAATAAAGATTTAACTGATGAAGAATTATTGAATGAAGGTTATGGTTCATTCATACTTGAAGTCAATCAAGGAGCTGACATAGAGGCAATCTTAAAAGGAATTAACTATCACGTCATTGGTGAAACAACTGATGCAGCATGTTATCAAATTCAGGATGAGGAAATAAGATTAGAAGAAGCAGTTAAGGCATTTACTCAACCCTTAGAGAAGGTATATCCAACTGTTACAACAGAGGTCGTTGAAGAAGTAGTCTCTGAGAAATTATATAAGGCAGAGAAAATCTATGTTAACCGCCATAAAGTTGCTAAACCAAAAGTGATCATTCCAGTTTTCCCTGGAACAAATTGCGAGTATGATACAGCTAAACAATTTAGAGAAGCTGGAGCAGAAGTTGATACATTAGTCTTCCGAAACTTAACCAGCAGTGACATCGATATGTCGATCAACCGTTTAGCTAAAGCCATTGATTCATCACAAATCATTGCATTAGCAGGGGGATTTAGTGCAGGGGATGAGCCTGACGGTTCAGGTAAGTTTATCACTTCTGTCTTTAGAAATCCAAAGATCACTGAAGCGACTATGAACCTATTGAATAATCGTGATGGACTTATGTTGGGTATTTGTAATGGTTTCCAGGCCTTAATTAAGTTAGGGTTATTACCTTATGGTGAAATACGTGATTTAACCAATGATTGTCCAACACTTACTTATAACACCATCGGACGTCATGTATCTACCTATGTTCACACTAAGATAGTCTCTAATCAATCTCCTTGGTTACAAGAAGTAAAGGTTGGTGATGTGCATGCTATTCCAGTATCCCATGGAGAAGGGCGTTTTATTGCTAATGATGATCTGTTAAAAGAACTATACTCTAAAGGACAAATTGGGATGCAATATGTTAATGAACAAGGTCAACCAACCATGAATCCAACCTTTAATCCTAATGGTTCCTATGAAGCTATTGAAGGTATCCTAAGCCCTGATGGAAGAATTTTAGGCAAGATGGGTCATTCAGAACGTATCGGACAACATATTGCGAAGAACATATACGGTGAGAAAGATCAGAAATTATTCTTATCCGGTGTTAAGTACTTTAAATAG
- the upp gene encoding uracil phosphoribosyltransferase, with protein MSIVTKLEHPLLQHKLTLLRNKETNSKDFRDLTKEIAMLMAYEVTREFPLEDIEIETPICKTLSKKISGKTVAIVPILRAGLGMVDGVLEIVPAAKVGHIGLYRNEETLQPVEYYLKLPKDIDKRTVIITEPMLATGGSIVAAVDLLKARGVKDIKVMSLVVAEPGAKTVEEAHPDIEIFTVGHDAELNEHGYITPGLGDAGDRLFGTK; from the coding sequence ATGAGTATTGTAACTAAGCTAGAACATCCTTTACTGCAACACAAGCTCACATTATTAAGAAATAAGGAAACTAATTCGAAAGATTTCCGCGATTTAACTAAAGAGATTGCTATGTTAATGGCCTATGAAGTAACTCGTGAGTTCCCATTAGAAGACATTGAAATCGAAACACCTATCTGTAAAACATTATCTAAAAAAATTAGTGGAAAAACTGTTGCTATTGTTCCTATCTTAAGAGCCGGTCTTGGTATGGTAGACGGCGTATTAGAAATCGTTCCAGCTGCTAAAGTTGGTCATATCGGTCTTTATCGAAATGAAGAAACTCTACAACCTGTCGAATATTATTTAAAACTCCCAAAAGATATTGATAAAAGAACTGTCATCATAACTGAACCAATGCTTGCTACTGGTGGTTCAATTGTAGCTGCCGTAGATTTATTAAAAGCTCGTGGTGTTAAAGATATCAAAGTTATGAGTTTAGTAGTTGCTGAACCAGGTGCTAAGACTGTTGAAGAAGCTCATCCTGATATTGAAATCTTTACAGTTGGTCATGACGCGGAACTCAATGAGCATGGCTATATTACTCCAGGTCTTGGAGATGCTGGTGACCGTTTATTCGGAACCAAGTAA
- a CDS encoding acetate uptake transporter, whose amino-acid sequence MKPNETKIMTVDPSPIGLFGLAMITLVAASVKLGWTEGVSYVVPWALFLGSIAQLYAGVKDAQKGNLFGATAFLAYGLFWIATAFTWMGQLGAFGEGFMTGDKNQIAFAYIGYFIFTLYMTIGSMETNKVLFIIFCLIDVLFLGLALSTFGVAYELTHTMAGVAEILISVMAFYGSAATVLNGHFGKTFLPVGKPFGIFK is encoded by the coding sequence ATGAAACCAAATGAAACAAAAATTATGACTGTTGATCCATCTCCAATTGGATTATTTGGTCTTGCTATGATAACTTTAGTAGCAGCTTCTGTTAAACTTGGTTGGACAGAAGGGGTAAGCTATGTAGTACCTTGGGCACTTTTCTTAGGATCTATTGCTCAACTTTATGCAGGTGTTAAAGACGCTCAAAAAGGTAACTTATTTGGAGCAACTGCATTTTTAGCATACGGATTATTCTGGATTGCTACAGCATTTACATGGATGGGTCAATTAGGTGCTTTTGGTGAAGGTTTTATGACTGGGGATAAAAACCAAATCGCATTTGCTTACATCGGTTACTTCATCTTTACACTATATATGACAATCGGTTCAATGGAAACAAATAAAGTATTATTTATTATCTTCTGTTTAATCGATGTACTTTTCTTAGGATTAGCATTAAGCACATTTGGTGTTGCCTATGAGTTAACACATACAATGGCTGGTGTAGCAGAGATCTTAATTTCTGTAATGGCTTTCTATGGTTCAGCAGCTACTGTATTAAATGGTCACTTTGGTAAAACATTCTTACCTGTAGGTAAACCATTTGGTATCTTTAAATAA
- a CDS encoding peptide ABC transporter substrate-binding protein: protein MKYSNIIPKTLISVLILSFFLGTTYQANSKEADDEIIKLESGFENLTSLDYDNETLRILQSEPTTLDRSLSHDSTSNFILNNISEGLVSYDQDRKIVAGVADSYSLSADQLTYTFYLRKDAKWNDGSPVTAHDFVYSWQRLSEMSSNNESLLTAANIKNYKSILEGNATKEDLGVSAIDDYKLVVELEKPVPYFLSLLTSPNFAPIKEEMVITSGDRYGTDLSHIAYNGPYRIEKWYEGQYLLLTKNPHYWGSEFIDIENIKIIAPPLYGYDAFLKNELDTTTLFYNDFITAYFSGLSPIATKNDAIFYLKFNQNDDVLKNANVRKAIALGFDNSYIVNKTEIGHPANYYIPSGFFKDNDGNDFRQDNVEFLNYDKNLARKYWNKAQTELSIETYTLELLTFDNIISLNIADYIKDELENNLPGLIVNIVQQPFDVKLDLEKTGQYACSIGGWGMDYNDPLSYLEIFSSNSTSNDVNYSNPKYDTIIQTLLSSVTYNQGERWELFRLAEKQLLQEDAVIKPIYQAGTYYLVKPNIKNLIQEYGMNDSLKFVIIE, encoded by the coding sequence ATGAAATATAGCAATATTATTCCTAAAACTCTTATTAGTGTACTTATACTAAGCTTCTTCCTTGGTACCACATATCAAGCTAATTCTAAGGAAGCAGATGATGAGATCATAAAACTCGAAAGTGGGTTTGAAAATTTAACTAGTTTAGATTATGATAATGAAACATTAAGAATCTTACAATCAGAACCTACTACCTTAGATAGAAGCCTTTCTCATGACTCAACTTCAAATTTCATACTCAATAATATTTCAGAAGGACTGGTTTCATATGATCAAGACAGAAAGATAGTAGCTGGGGTAGCAGATAGTTATTCTTTATCTGCTGATCAACTAACCTATACTTTCTATCTAAGAAAAGATGCTAAATGGAATGATGGTTCTCCAGTTACTGCACATGATTTTGTTTATTCATGGCAGCGTCTTTCTGAAATGAGCTCAAATAATGAATCATTGTTAACCGCTGCTAATATTAAAAACTATAAAAGTATATTAGAAGGTAATGCAACCAAAGAAGATTTAGGTGTGTCGGCTATTGATGATTATAAACTAGTTGTTGAGCTGGAGAAACCAGTTCCCTATTTTCTTTCATTATTAACATCTCCAAATTTTGCTCCAATTAAAGAAGAAATGGTTATAACATCTGGTGATAGATATGGTACTGATTTAAGTCATATAGCTTATAATGGTCCGTATAGGATTGAAAAATGGTATGAAGGTCAGTATTTATTACTCACAAAAAACCCTCATTATTGGGGTAGTGAATTCATTGATATTGAGAACATAAAAATTATAGCTCCTCCACTATATGGCTACGATGCCTTTTTAAAGAATGAGCTAGATACTACTACACTTTTTTATAATGACTTTATCACTGCTTATTTTAGTGGTCTATCTCCTATTGCTACTAAAAATGATGCTATCTTTTACTTAAAATTCAATCAAAATGATGATGTACTAAAAAACGCGAATGTAAGAAAAGCAATAGCTTTAGGATTCGATAATAGTTACATAGTTAACAAGACAGAGATCGGTCATCCGGCTAATTATTATATTCCTTCAGGATTTTTTAAGGATAATGATGGAAATGACTTTAGACAAGACAATGTTGAATTCCTTAACTATGATAAGAATTTAGCAAGGAAATACTGGAATAAAGCTCAAACTGAGTTATCCATAGAAACATATACGCTGGAACTATTGACATTTGATAATATAATCAGCCTAAATATTGCTGATTATATTAAGGATGAATTAGAAAATAATCTCCCAGGATTAATAGTTAATATTGTACAACAGCCATTTGATGTAAAATTGGACCTAGAGAAAACAGGTCAATATGCATGTAGTATCGGAGGTTGGGGAATGGATTATAATGATCCATTATCATATCTTGAGATCTTCAGTTCTAATTCAACCTCTAATGATGTAAATTATAGTAACCCTAAGTACGACACTATTATACAAACCTTACTATCCTCAGTAACTTATAATCAAGGTGAAAGATGGGAACTTTTTAGATTAGCTGAGAAGCAATTATTACAAGAAGATGCGGTAATAAAACCTATCTATCAAGCGGGTACTTATTATCTAGTAAAACCCAACATAAAAAATCTTATACAAGAGTATGGTATGAATGACTCATTAAAGTTTGTAATAATTGAATGA
- a CDS encoding peptide ABC transporter substrate-binding protein gives MKLNRLIIRTLTIIFILNIFIGSAFQVNARETEVNIIELKSGFDNLNTSYDDNETLRILESRAVVLDPHEAIYSSPNLVLSNISEGLVTYDVNKRIVGGVAESYSLSRDRLTYTFYLRKNAKWNDGTPVTAHDFVYSWQRLSQTGTYRDYLLGTAQIKNYEAILEGTASKEDLGVKALDDHTLVVELEQPVSYLLSLMTLPSFAPIREDMVIAANGNYGKNFDYLAYNGPYMVKSWYSYDHFLLTKNPHYWGNQHIDIENIKVITSEPDGYESFLNNEIDVAEILYEQSINASKYGLTATKTNNGSIFYLNFNQKDALLKNSNARKAIVYGLDSSYIPQIKQSWISANYYIPSSFFKDSNGFDFRRPHNEFLLYNKDLALEYWNTAKSQLGIQSYTMELLTFDSNLSQAIAEYIKEELEQNLPGLTVKIVPVTFTEKLDLQSRGKYSSSFSGWGMDYNDPLAYLEVYTSTSVNNDVNYSSSFYDTLIKLASSSSILSEDIRLRLLKMAEKELLLKDAVIKPLYETGDYYLVKDNVKNLIHDYGINQSIKFVIIE, from the coding sequence ATGAAATTAAATCGATTGATTATAAGAACTTTGACAATTATATTTATACTAAATATTTTTATTGGTAGTGCATTCCAAGTAAACGCTAGAGAAACTGAAGTGAATATTATCGAACTCAAAAGTGGTTTTGATAATTTAAACACTTCATATGATGATAATGAAACTCTAAGAATTTTGGAATCACGAGCTGTAGTTTTAGATCCACACGAAGCAATTTATTCATCTCCAAACCTTGTATTAAGCAATATTTCGGAAGGTCTGGTGACTTATGATGTCAATAAAAGAATTGTAGGCGGGGTAGCTGAAAGTTATTCCCTATCTCGTGATCGTCTTACCTACACTTTCTATCTAAGAAAAAATGCTAAATGGAATGATGGTACTCCTGTTACGGCACATGATTTTGTTTATTCCTGGCAACGTCTTTCACAAACAGGAACTTATAGGGACTATTTATTAGGTACTGCTCAAATAAAAAATTATGAAGCTATATTAGAAGGTACTGCTTCTAAAGAAGACTTAGGTGTAAAGGCTTTAGATGATCATACTTTGGTTGTGGAACTTGAACAACCAGTCTCTTATTTGCTTTCATTAATGACTCTGCCTAGTTTTGCACCCATAAGAGAAGATATGGTTATCGCTGCTAATGGTAATTATGGTAAGAACTTCGATTATTTAGCTTATAATGGTCCATATATGGTTAAATCATGGTACTCCTATGATCATTTTCTACTTACAAAGAATCCTCACTATTGGGGAAATCAGCATATCGATATAGAGAATATAAAAGTGATTACCAGTGAACCGGATGGCTATGAGTCTTTCTTAAACAATGAGATTGATGTAGCAGAAATTCTTTATGAACAGAGTATAAACGCTAGTAAATATGGTCTTACTGCTACTAAGACCAATAATGGTTCTATCTTTTACTTGAATTTTAATCAAAAGGATGCTCTACTTAAAAATAGCAATGCAAGAAAGGCTATAGTTTATGGACTAGACAGCAGTTATATCCCCCAAATTAAGCAAAGTTGGATCTCGGCTAATTACTATATCCCATCAAGCTTCTTCAAAGATAGTAATGGATTCGATTTTCGCAGACCCCATAATGAATTCCTTCTATATAATAAGGATTTAGCCTTAGAATACTGGAATACAGCTAAGTCCCAATTAGGAATACAGTCTTATACAATGGAATTATTAACTTTTGATTCTAATTTGAGTCAAGCTATTGCTGAATATATTAAAGAAGAATTGGAACAAAATTTACCTGGTTTGACAGTTAAGATTGTTCCGGTTACTTTTACAGAAAAACTAGATTTACAAAGCCGTGGTAAATATTCTAGCAGTTTTTCAGGATGGGGAATGGACTACAATGACCCTTTAGCCTATCTTGAAGTTTATACTTCCACTTCAGTTAATAATGATGTCAACTATAGTAGTTCTTTTTATGATACACTCATAAAACTAGCCAGTTCATCATCCATATTAAGTGAAGATATACGATTGCGATTACTAAAAATGGCTGAAAAAGAATTATTACTCAAAGATGCTGTAATTAAACCTCTTTATGAAACAGGAGATTATTATCTTGTTAAAGATAACGTCAAAAACCTTATACATGATTATGGTATAAATCAATCTATTAAGTTTGTTATTATAGAATAA
- a CDS encoding LysR family transcriptional regulator — MDINFELYKVFYYVASEESFSKAAAKLFISQSAVSQSIKTLEDKLETTLFIRHPKNIRLTNEGQTLYNHVEPAFHLLESGENKLREVHHLERGVINIAVNDTICKYYLLNHLKAFNENYPGIKVHITNRTSYRCVKLLEEGTADFIFTYLPNDHLHSGMKVIDLMDFRDVFICGSKYAELIKSMKTCRDLESMPWIMLKKDTTTRKFFDHHFEKEGMDPSVEIELTSIDLIKDLVRIGLGISCVPDFCLKDMDQDLHLIPVESCLPSRKLSMVINPKMPLSLASEAFIELLGRIPRD; from the coding sequence ATGGATATAAATTTTGAATTGTATAAAGTCTTTTATTATGTAGCTAGTGAAGAGAGCTTTTCTAAAGCAGCAGCCAAGTTATTCATATCACAATCAGCTGTTAGTCAATCCATCAAAACCCTTGAAGATAAATTAGAGACAACACTCTTTATACGCCATCCTAAAAACATACGCCTCACTAACGAAGGACAAACCCTCTATAATCATGTGGAACCTGCCTTTCATTTATTGGAGTCAGGTGAAAACAAACTGCGGGAAGTTCATCACTTGGAGCGTGGCGTAATAAATATTGCAGTCAACGACACCATCTGTAAATATTATCTCTTAAATCATCTTAAAGCTTTTAATGAAAATTACCCAGGCATTAAGGTTCACATCACCAATCGCACCTCCTACCGCTGTGTTAAATTATTAGAGGAAGGTACTGCTGATTTTATCTTTACCTACTTACCTAATGATCACCTTCATTCTGGTATGAAAGTTATTGATTTGATGGACTTTCGGGATGTTTTCATTTGTGGTAGCAAATATGCAGAATTAATTAAAAGCATGAAAACTTGTAGAGACCTTGAATCCATGCCATGGATCATGTTAAAAAAGGACACAACAACAAGGAAATTCTTCGACCACCATTTTGAAAAAGAAGGTATGGATCCCTCTGTAGAAATTGAATTAACAAGCATTGATTTGATTAAAGATTTAGTAAGAATCGGATTAGGTATAAGTTGCGTTCCTGATTTTTGCTTAAAGGATATGGACCAAGACCTGCATTTAATTCCAGTAGAAAGCTGCTTGCCATCAAGAAAACTCTCCATGGTCATCAATCCCAAGATGCCTCTGTCCTTGGCGTCAGAAGCCTTTATTGAACTTTTGGGAAGGATTCCTAGAGATTGA
- a CDS encoding BCCT family transporter, whose amino-acid sequence MKSISRKKIDELLFSRNFTKFGLDLNPVVSIVAGLIVLLFSFFALVTPDKTNEVFVQLKDIIVSGSDWIFILTSGFFILICIFFAFSRLGNVRLGGFEAETEYSDFAWYSMLISAGMGIGLMFWSVGEPLYHLAVTPPIYENADPAVSAMATTFFHWGIHPWSIYALMALALAFFSYNKKLPLSLRSVFYPLLKDKVFGILGDIIDIFAVVACLFGLATSLGLGVQQINSGLSYLVGIPFSVTIQVILIAVITFIATLSVVSGIDKGVKFLSEMNIKIALIFMIAIFILGPTGYIINLFSNSLGAYLNDFFSASFFLSRDDSTWQGSWTVFYLAWWISWSPFVGMFIARISKGRTIREFIFGVLVIPSLLSFIWLTIFGGTAFWINDAIGGGLFDVVQNNLPIALFEMINHIGADGSLYGIIRGGLSLLGTLLVISFFVTSSDSGSLVVDNITSGGKLDSPTPQRIFWAAMEGLIAASLLLAGGEQALSTLQTAVICTGLPFALILILMSISLFEGVHESYKKQRLLRHKRMYKKIIKEDDEL is encoded by the coding sequence TTGAAAAGTATAAGTAGAAAAAAAATTGATGAACTTTTATTTAGTAGAAACTTTACAAAATTCGGGTTGGATTTAAACCCTGTTGTTTCTATAGTAGCAGGTTTAATCGTTTTATTATTTTCGTTTTTTGCTCTAGTAACGCCTGATAAAACAAACGAAGTATTTGTTCAATTAAAAGATATCATTGTATCAGGTAGTGATTGGATCTTTATTTTAACAAGTGGATTCTTTATTCTTATATGCATTTTCTTCGCATTTTCTAGACTCGGAAACGTTCGTTTAGGTGGATTTGAAGCAGAAACTGAATACTCTGATTTCGCATGGTACTCCATGCTAATATCAGCTGGTATGGGTATTGGATTGATGTTCTGGTCTGTAGGTGAACCACTTTATCACCTGGCTGTAACCCCTCCAATTTATGAGAATGCAGATCCTGCTGTTTCAGCTATGGCTACAACATTCTTTCATTGGGGCATACACCCTTGGTCAATTTATGCTCTAATGGCACTTGCTTTAGCTTTCTTTTCTTATAATAAGAAATTACCTTTATCACTTAGATCAGTTTTTTATCCTTTGCTTAAGGATAAGGTCTTTGGTATTCTTGGAGATATTATTGATATTTTTGCTGTTGTAGCTTGTCTATTTGGTCTTGCTACTTCTCTTGGTTTAGGTGTCCAACAAATCAACAGTGGTCTTAGTTATCTAGTTGGTATACCTTTTAGTGTGACCATACAAGTGATACTTATTGCTGTTATAACCTTTATTGCTACTTTATCCGTTGTTTCAGGCATAGATAAGGGTGTAAAGTTTTTATCAGAAATGAACATCAAAATTGCACTTATATTTATGATTGCAATCTTTATTTTAGGTCCAACTGGCTATATCATTAACTTATTTTCTAATTCACTAGGAGCTTATTTAAATGACTTTTTCAGCGCCTCCTTTTTCCTTTCTAGAGATGATAGTACCTGGCAAGGAAGCTGGACTGTCTTTTATTTAGCATGGTGGATTTCATGGTCTCCATTTGTAGGTATGTTTATTGCAAGAATATCTAAAGGTCGTACAATTAGAGAGTTTATATTTGGTGTATTAGTTATTCCAAGTTTATTATCATTTATATGGCTTACTATTTTTGGTGGTACTGCCTTTTGGATTAATGATGCTATTGGAGGTGGGCTGTTTGATGTTGTCCAAAATAATCTTCCTATTGCACTCTTTGAAATGATTAATCATATTGGAGCTGATGGTTCATTATATGGCATTATTAGAGGCGGTTTATCCTTATTAGGTACCTTACTTGTTATTTCATTTTTTGTAACCTCAAGTGATTCTGGTTCTCTTGTCGTAGATAATATTACATCTGGAGGTAAATTGGATTCGCCTACTCCACAACGTATATTTTGGGCAGCCATGGAAGGACTTATTGCAGCTTCACTTCTATTAGCAGGTGGAGAACAGGCCCTTTCTACTTTGCAAACTGCTGTTATCTGTACCGGATTACCTTTTGCACTTATACTGATCCTCATGAGTATCTCTCTCTTCGAAGGCGTTCATGAATCTTACAAAAAGCAACGTTTATTACGTCATAAAAGAATGTATAAAAAAATCATCAAAGAAGATGATGAACTTTGA